A genomic segment from Desulfurispirillum indicum S5 encodes:
- a CDS encoding 3'-5' exonuclease → MFYLPSPRKEEPQLNQVETTAPDWPTRLRALAAKARDQRLQAFYGAGVVDGDTPISQVPLLALDFETTGFDPKRHGIVSIGLVPMSLQRIRCAEARHWIVKPRVQLESQSIVVHGITHSDVATAPDLARILDELLEAMAGHVMVVHHRGIERSFLDAALKARIGEGIQFPVIDTMELEARLHRQKPPGLLARLLGRKPVSIRLAASRARCNLPHYRPHHALTDALATAELLQAQIAHHFSPETPIQELWK, encoded by the coding sequence ATGTTCTACCTGCCTTCGCCACGCAAAGAGGAACCACAACTCAATCAGGTGGAGACCACCGCGCCCGACTGGCCCACCCGTTTGCGCGCCCTGGCGGCGAAAGCTCGCGATCAGCGCCTTCAGGCCTTTTATGGCGCCGGGGTGGTGGATGGCGACACCCCCATCTCCCAGGTGCCCCTGCTGGCCCTGGACTTTGAAACCACAGGCTTTGACCCGAAGCGCCACGGCATTGTCAGCATCGGCCTCGTGCCCATGAGCCTGCAGCGCATCCGCTGTGCCGAGGCGCGTCACTGGATTGTCAAGCCACGGGTACAGCTGGAAAGCCAGTCCATCGTCGTGCACGGCATCACCCATTCCGACGTCGCCACGGCTCCTGATCTGGCGCGAATCCTTGATGAACTTCTGGAAGCCATGGCCGGCCATGTCATGGTCGTCCACCACCGGGGAATTGAACGCAGCTTCCTGGACGCAGCCCTGAAAGCCCGTATCGGCGAGGGCATCCAGTTCCCCGTCATCGACACCATGGAGCTGGAAGCGCGGCTGCACCGCCAGAAACCTCCGGGGCTGCTGGCCCGCCTGCTGGGCAGAAAACCCGTCTCCATACGGCTGGCCGCCAGTCGCGCTCGCTGCAACCTGCCCCACTACCGCCCCCACCACGCCCTGACCGATGCCCTGGCCACAGCAGAGCTGCTGCAGGCCCAGATCGCCCACCACTTTTCACCTGAAACCCCCATACAGGAGCTGTGGAAATAA
- a CDS encoding BCCT family transporter, with protein MQDERDPMAPDGEVNPIDTDYQVGQDNVVINLGPFGLDIHNRVFAISGLGVIAFVVLTLAFQNHVEPLFSGLRGWLTAHLDWFFISAGNIFVLLCLFLIVSPLGKVRLGGTEAKPDYSYLGWFSMLFAAGMGIGLMFYGVSEPISHFTTAFGGTSVENGVRTDWSPLGGAAGDAAEAQRLGMAATIYHWALHPWAIYSVLALGLALFAFNKGLPLTMRSVFYPLLGERVWGWPGHVIDILAILATLFGLATSLGLGASQASAGLHYLFGLPEGVTTQVLLVIGITAIALVSVVAGLDAGVKRLSQINMTLATLLLLFVIIVGPTMLILSGFFANIVAYFQYLPALANPIGREDANFSQGWTAFYWAWWISWSPFVGMFIARVSRGRTVREFLISVLIIPSTACILWMSVFGGTAIHQYAQQGYEAVASAGLPLQLFTMLDVLPLAQITSFVAIILVVVFFITSSDSGSLVIDVISAGGKIDAPTPQRVFWCTFEGLVAIALLVGGGLVALQAMAVSTGFPFTILLLIACVSLVKGLASEPRGT; from the coding sequence ATGCAAGATGAACGAGATCCCATGGCGCCCGATGGCGAAGTCAATCCCATCGACACGGACTACCAGGTCGGCCAGGACAATGTGGTCATCAACCTGGGGCCATTCGGCCTGGATATTCACAACCGGGTTTTTGCCATTTCCGGTCTGGGGGTTATCGCTTTCGTGGTGCTGACTCTGGCATTTCAGAATCATGTGGAGCCCCTTTTCAGCGGTCTGCGCGGATGGCTGACAGCTCACCTCGACTGGTTTTTTATCAGCGCGGGCAATATTTTCGTACTGCTCTGCCTGTTCCTCATCGTCTCACCCCTGGGAAAAGTTCGCCTGGGCGGCACTGAGGCCAAGCCTGATTACTCTTATCTGGGCTGGTTCTCGATGCTTTTCGCGGCGGGCATGGGTATCGGCCTGATGTTTTATGGGGTTTCGGAACCCATTTCCCACTTCACCACAGCCTTTGGGGGCACTTCGGTGGAAAATGGTGTGCGCACTGACTGGTCTCCCCTGGGTGGGGCTGCCGGAGATGCGGCAGAGGCTCAGCGCCTGGGCATGGCGGCCACTATTTACCACTGGGCGCTGCATCCCTGGGCAATTTATTCTGTTCTGGCGCTGGGGCTGGCCCTGTTCGCCTTCAACAAGGGGTTGCCCCTGACCATGCGCTCGGTTTTCTACCCGCTGCTGGGCGAGCGGGTGTGGGGCTGGCCGGGCCATGTGATTGATATTCTGGCAATTCTGGCCACGCTTTTTGGTCTGGCCACATCCCTTGGCCTCGGAGCCTCCCAGGCCAGTGCCGGTCTGCACTATCTGTTTGGACTCCCCGAAGGGGTAACAACCCAGGTGCTCCTGGTTATCGGCATTACGGCTATCGCGCTGGTCTCGGTTGTGGCCGGGCTGGATGCCGGGGTCAAGCGCCTCTCCCAGATTAATATGACCCTGGCGACTCTGCTGCTGCTCTTTGTGATCATCGTGGGCCCGACCATGCTCATCCTGAGCGGCTTCTTCGCCAATATCGTTGCCTACTTCCAGTATCTGCCGGCCCTGGCAAATCCCATCGGGCGCGAGGACGCAAACTTCTCCCAGGGCTGGACGGCCTTCTACTGGGCGTGGTGGATTTCCTGGTCGCCCTTTGTGGGAATGTTCATTGCCAGGGTCTCCCGTGGGCGCACGGTGCGCGAATTTCTCATTTCCGTGCTGATCATCCCTTCCACAGCCTGCATACTCTGGATGAGTGTTTTCGGAGGCACAGCCATTCATCAGTATGCACAACAGGGTTACGAAGCGGTGGCATCGGCGGGCCTGCCCCTGCAGCTCTTCACCATGCTGGATGTGCTGCCTCTGGCCCAGATCACTTCATTTGTGGCAATTATCCTGGTGGTGGTCTTCTTTATCACCTCTTCAGACTCCGGTTCCCTGGTCATTGATGTGATTTCCGCAGGCGGAAAAATTGACGCGCCCACGCCCCAGCGCGTTTTCTGGTGCACGTTCGAAGGGCTGGTAGCCATCGCGCTGCTGGTAGGTGGTGGTCTGGTGGCTCTGCAGGCCATGGCGGTGTCCACCGGCTTTCCCTTTACGATTCTGCTGCTGATCGCCTGCGTCTCTCTGGTCAAAGGGCTGGCATCGGAGCCACGCGGTACGTAA
- a CDS encoding DUF294 nucleotidyltransferase-like domain-containing protein → MEVEHLEILDFLRSHQPFRDLPEEVLAGVASRVEISYFKAGTPILEFGQEIDALHVVRSGAVEIFRRNGELYNRLSEGGIFGEFGLLRNRRVRFPATALEDSLIYLIPEPVFSELFEQFELFADFVEIEDRTRLRQAVSRREDANELMTAKVLTLVQRDPVVIGVQATAQQACQKMSEESVSSLLIVNDTAENRENTSPMAGIITDRDIRNRLVTPGLDYSTPVAQIMSTELVTVEHNQLVFEAMLLMLRHNVHHLPVLKNHRPIGVVAISDIIRYESQNSLFVVSSIFRQNDVEGLQSLRADVRSCFLRMVNEDANSRMIGSAMAVIGRSFKQRLLELAEEQLGPPPVPYCFLALGSMARDEQTIVTDQDNALILDNHFDPQQHDEYFQKLAAFVSDGLAACGYTYCTGGIMATNRQWRQPLQVWEACFRDWIDKPTPQFLLNSSIFFDLEGVWGKTQWADQLNDLIAHRARRSSRFLACMARNALGRTPPLGFFKDFVMEQDGKHSNSINIKRRGTAPLTDLIRVHSLAIGSQARNSFERLSDIIDAGILPSGRGPDLRDALEFIAMVRIRHQALSLQEAEEPDNSVVPEQLSDFERKNLKDAFQILSNAQKFLKFRYQPGRVN, encoded by the coding sequence GTGGAAGTTGAACACCTGGAGATTCTGGATTTTCTGCGTTCCCACCAGCCCTTTCGGGATCTGCCCGAAGAGGTTCTGGCTGGAGTGGCCAGCAGGGTGGAAATCAGCTACTTCAAGGCGGGAACACCCATCCTGGAATTTGGCCAGGAGATTGATGCCCTGCACGTGGTGCGCAGCGGCGCGGTGGAAATTTTCCGTCGCAATGGCGAACTCTATAACCGCCTCAGTGAAGGGGGCATTTTTGGAGAGTTCGGGCTGCTGCGCAACCGCCGGGTGCGCTTTCCCGCCACTGCCCTTGAGGATTCCCTGATCTACCTGATCCCGGAACCGGTTTTCAGCGAACTCTTCGAACAATTTGAACTCTTTGCCGACTTTGTGGAAATTGAGGATCGCACGCGCCTGCGTCAGGCTGTTTCGCGCCGGGAGGATGCCAACGAGCTGATGACGGCCAAGGTACTGACCCTGGTGCAGCGCGATCCGGTGGTTATCGGCGTCCAGGCCACCGCGCAGCAGGCCTGTCAGAAGATGTCCGAAGAGTCGGTCTCTTCGCTGCTGATCGTGAATGACACGGCAGAAAACCGCGAGAACACTTCCCCCATGGCGGGCATCATCACCGATCGCGATATCCGCAACCGCCTGGTCACGCCCGGTCTGGACTACAGCACACCCGTAGCGCAGATCATGTCCACAGAGCTGGTCACCGTTGAACACAATCAACTGGTCTTTGAGGCGATGCTGCTGATGCTGCGCCACAACGTCCACCACCTGCCGGTGCTGAAAAACCACAGACCCATCGGCGTCGTGGCCATATCCGACATCATTCGCTATGAGTCACAGAACAGCCTCTTTGTGGTCAGCAGCATCTTCCGCCAGAACGACGTGGAAGGCCTGCAGTCCTTGCGTGCCGATGTGCGCTCCTGCTTCCTGCGCATGGTGAACGAAGATGCCAACTCCCGCATGATCGGCAGCGCCATGGCGGTTATTGGCCGCAGCTTCAAGCAACGGCTGCTGGAATTGGCCGAAGAACAGCTGGGACCACCACCAGTGCCCTACTGCTTCCTGGCGCTGGGCTCCATGGCCCGCGACGAACAGACCATTGTCACCGACCAGGACAACGCCCTGATCCTCGACAACCATTTCGACCCGCAGCAGCACGACGAGTACTTCCAGAAGCTGGCCGCCTTTGTCAGCGATGGGCTGGCTGCCTGTGGCTACACCTACTGCACCGGCGGCATCATGGCCACCAACAGGCAGTGGCGTCAGCCCCTGCAGGTGTGGGAAGCCTGTTTTCGTGACTGGATCGACAAGCCCACCCCCCAGTTCCTGCTCAACAGCTCCATATTCTTTGACCTGGAGGGAGTATGGGGGAAAACCCAGTGGGCCGACCAGCTCAACGACCTGATCGCCCACCGCGCCAGGCGCAGCTCCCGCTTCCTGGCCTGCATGGCCCGCAATGCCCTGGGACGCACCCCACCCCTCGGCTTTTTTAAAGATTTTGTCATGGAGCAGGATGGCAAGCACAGCAACTCCATCAATATCAAGCGGCGTGGTACCGCTCCCCTGACAGACCTGATCCGGGTGCACAGCCTGGCAATCGGTTCCCAGGCCCGCAACTCCTTTGAGCGCCTCAGCGACATCATAGACGCCGGCATCCTGCCCAGCGGGCGCGGGCCCGACCTGCGTGACGCCCTGGAATTCATCGCCATGGTGCGCATCCGCCACCAGGCACTGTCTCTTCAGGAAGCAGAGGAGCCCGACAACAGTGTTGTTCCTGAACAGCTCTCCGACTTTGAGCGCAAGAACCTCAAGGATGCCTTTCAGATTCTCAGCAACGCCCAGAAATTCCTGAAATTCCGCTACCAGCCCGGTCGCGTCAACTGA